One window from the genome of Diabrotica virgifera virgifera chromosome 6, PGI_DIABVI_V3a encodes:
- the LOC126886903 gene encoding acyl-CoA-binding domain-containing protein 5 isoform X2, with product MTTEQKFNAAVNVIRSLPKNGSYQPSNELMLRFYAYFKQATNGTCTGSRPAFWDLVGRAKYDAWKSLGDMPKQEAMTKYVDELHSIVETMSYSDKVANFLEAPTNELDAINFDDLELIAGDVIERVRSQPNSPLASREGSPIRFGSKSPSVGSTPSVAPSTPDDSDHSDDEYIDTIENPDPPRMNISHDGIPNGYIQTPQNQHISRSKIKSTTNVDVSQEISLAVQSLRADIENISKKVNSLENANRLVAKRQKRLFPGVPNNFLAFVIAWPFIATFIMNRYWYRRNL from the exons GTTCCTACCAACCCAGTAATGAATTGATGCTTAGATTTTACGCATATTTTAAACAAGCTACAAACGGAACATGCACAGGATCACGCCCCGCTTTTTGGGATCTTGTAGGAAGAGCAAAGTATGACGCTTGGAAGAGCCTTGGAGATATGCCCAAACAAGAGGCAATGACAAAATATGTCGATGAATTACATTC GATAGTAGAAACTATGAGCTATTCAGATAAGGTAGCTAATTTCCTAGAAGCTCCTACCAATGAATTAGATGCAATAAACTTCGACGACTTGGAGTTAATTGCTGGAGATGTTATCGAAAGAGTTAGATCACAACCTAATTCACCTTTAG CATCAAGAGAAGGTTCTCCAATTAGGTTTGGTTCTAAAAGTCCCAGTGTAGGATCAACTCCGTCTGTTGCTCCCAGTACTCCAGATGACTCAGATCACAGTGATGATGAATATATTGACACGATAGAG AATCCAGATCCCCCAAGAATGAACATATCTCACGATGGTATTCCAAACGGATACATACAAACACCACAAAATCAACATATTTCAAGATCAAAAATTAAATCCACTACAAACGTAGACGTGTCACAGGAAATATCTTTGGCTGTACAGAGCCTGCGAGCGGATATCGAAAATATATCGAAGAAAGTTAATTCATTGGAAAATGCAAATAGGTTGGTAGCGAAACGACAAAAGAGATTATTTCCAGGAGTCCCTAACAATTTCTTAGCTTTTGTCATAGCATGGCCTTTTATAGCCACATTTATCATGAATCGATATTGGTATCGAAGGAATCTTTAG
- the LOC126886903 gene encoding acyl-CoA-binding domain-containing protein 5 isoform X1, with protein sequence MTTEQKFNAAVNVIRSLPKNGSYQPSNELMLRFYAYFKQATNGTCTGSRPAFWDLVGRAKYDAWKSLGDMPKQEAMTKYVDELHSIVETMSYSDKVANFLEAPTNELDAINFDDLELIAGDVIERVRSQPNSPLASREGSPIRFGSKSPSVGSTPSVAPSTPDDSDHSDDEYIDTIEVFNPDPPRMNISHDGIPNGYIQTPQNQHISRSKIKSTTNVDVSQEISLAVQSLRADIENISKKVNSLENANRLVAKRQKRLFPGVPNNFLAFVIAWPFIATFIMNRYWYRRNL encoded by the exons GTTCCTACCAACCCAGTAATGAATTGATGCTTAGATTTTACGCATATTTTAAACAAGCTACAAACGGAACATGCACAGGATCACGCCCCGCTTTTTGGGATCTTGTAGGAAGAGCAAAGTATGACGCTTGGAAGAGCCTTGGAGATATGCCCAAACAAGAGGCAATGACAAAATATGTCGATGAATTACATTC GATAGTAGAAACTATGAGCTATTCAGATAAGGTAGCTAATTTCCTAGAAGCTCCTACCAATGAATTAGATGCAATAAACTTCGACGACTTGGAGTTAATTGCTGGAGATGTTATCGAAAGAGTTAGATCACAACCTAATTCACCTTTAG CATCAAGAGAAGGTTCTCCAATTAGGTTTGGTTCTAAAAGTCCCAGTGTAGGATCAACTCCGTCTGTTGCTCCCAGTACTCCAGATGACTCAGATCACAGTGATGATGAATATATTGACACGATAGAGGTATTT AATCCAGATCCCCCAAGAATGAACATATCTCACGATGGTATTCCAAACGGATACATACAAACACCACAAAATCAACATATTTCAAGATCAAAAATTAAATCCACTACAAACGTAGACGTGTCACAGGAAATATCTTTGGCTGTACAGAGCCTGCGAGCGGATATCGAAAATATATCGAAGAAAGTTAATTCATTGGAAAATGCAAATAGGTTGGTAGCGAAACGACAAAAGAGATTATTTCCAGGAGTCCCTAACAATTTCTTAGCTTTTGTCATAGCATGGCCTTTTATAGCCACATTTATCATGAATCGATATTGGTATCGAAGGAATCTTTAG